The proteins below come from a single Streptococcus hyointestinalis genomic window:
- a CDS encoding glutamine amidotransferase-related protein: MNIHFIIHEDFEAPGAYMEWAKEAKHQVSATRLYLGEQLPSSSDDFDMLIVMGGPQSPNTTLADCPYFDAQAEILLISDCIAQDKWVVGVCLGAQLLGEAYGAKTEKSPQQEIGNFPIQLTKEGLEDRCLRAFPEVMAVGHWHGDMPGLTAKAQVLATSEGCPRQIIKYANKHYAFQCHLEFSKELVSSLIAQEENLDEKAASQEFVQGKEELLFYDYSQMNAVLKQFLEELTASG, translated from the coding sequence ATGAATATTCACTTTATTATTCATGAAGATTTTGAAGCGCCGGGTGCCTACATGGAATGGGCGAAGGAAGCCAAACATCAAGTGAGCGCAACGAGGCTTTACCTAGGCGAGCAGTTGCCAAGCTCTAGCGATGACTTTGATATGCTGATTGTCATGGGAGGACCGCAAAGCCCTAACACCACACTAGCAGACTGTCCCTACTTTGATGCGCAAGCTGAAATTCTCTTGATTTCGGATTGTATAGCACAGGATAAGTGGGTTGTCGGTGTCTGTCTTGGAGCGCAGCTTTTGGGCGAAGCCTATGGGGCTAAGACCGAAAAAAGCCCTCAGCAAGAAATCGGTAATTTTCCGATACAACTGACAAAAGAAGGCTTGGAGGATAGATGTCTACGAGCCTTTCCAGAGGTTATGGCGGTTGGGCATTGGCATGGGGACATGCCAGGCTTGACGGCTAAGGCGCAGGTGCTTGCGACAAGCGAGGGCTGCCCACGTCAAATCATCAAGTATGCGAACAAGCACTACGCTTTTCAGTGTCACTTGGAGTTTTCAAAAGAGCTAGTCTCAAGCTTAATCGCTCAAGAGGAAAATCTAGATGAAAAAGCGGCGTCTCAGGAGTTTGTACAAGGGAAAGAAGAACTGTTATTTTATGATTATAGCCAGATGAATGCTGTACTCAAGCAGTTCCTAGAGGAGTTGACTGCCAGTGGCTAA
- a CDS encoding purine-nucleoside phosphorylase, whose product MTLVEKINETCDFLRQKGMTAPEFGLILGSGLGELAEEVENAVVLDYADIPNWGRSTVVGHAGKLVYGDLAGRKVLALQGRFHFYEGNPLEVVTFPVRVMKALGCVGVLVTNAAGGIGFGPGTLMAISDHINMTGQNPLIGENLDDFGPRFPDMSNAYTADYRKTAFAVADKLGVKLDEGVYIGVTGPCYETPAEIRAFKTLGADAVGMSTVPEVIVAAHSGLKVLGISAITNHAAGFQSELNHEEVVAVTERIKEDFKTLVKAILAEL is encoded by the coding sequence ATGACATTAGTAGAAAAAATCAATGAAACCTGTGACTTCTTGCGCCAAAAAGGCATGACAGCACCTGAGTTTGGGCTGATTTTAGGCTCTGGATTGGGTGAGCTCGCTGAAGAAGTGGAAAATGCTGTCGTGCTAGACTATGCCGACATCCCAAACTGGGGACGCTCAACCGTTGTCGGACACGCTGGAAAGCTGGTCTACGGTGACCTTGCTGGGCGTAAAGTGCTAGCACTTCAAGGGCGTTTCCACTTTTACGAGGGCAATCCTCTTGAAGTTGTGACCTTCCCTGTGCGTGTTATGAAAGCGCTAGGTTGCGTGGGCGTTCTTGTGACCAATGCAGCAGGCGGTATCGGCTTTGGACCAGGGACTCTCATGGCGATTTCAGACCATATCAATATGACTGGGCAAAACCCACTCATCGGCGAAAACTTAGACGACTTTGGTCCCCGCTTCCCAGATATGTCCAATGCCTACACAGCAGATTATAGAAAAACAGCCTTTGCCGTTGCTGACAAATTAGGTGTCAAGCTGGACGAGGGTGTCTATATCGGTGTGACAGGACCATGCTACGAGACGCCAGCAGAAATCCGTGCCTTCAAGACTCTTGGAGCTGACGCTGTTGGTATGTCAACTGTACCAGAAGTTATCGTAGCAGCGCACTCAGGGCTCAAGGTGCTAGGTATCTCAGCCATCACTAACCATGCTGCAGGCTTCCAAAGCGAGCTTAACCATGAGGAAGTTGTGGCTGTGACAGAGCGTATCAAAGAAGACTTCAAGACCTTAGTCAAAGCCATCTTAGCAGAATTGTAA
- a CDS encoding dihydrofolate reductase family protein — MQSRKLIAYLGLSLDGYIATLDERVDWLEAVEGEGDNGYGDFYAGIDTVLMGRKTYDWINQQMAYYPYPDKTNYVFTKNPLETPYATVITENPEDFVRRLKAQSGGDIWLCGGGCLVSSLLNSGLVDRLHLTFAPIILGKGISLYQNIRKEQTLELLDSRRHGQFVELIYQVNNEENNDISRKNQ, encoded by the coding sequence ATGCAAAGCAGAAAACTCATCGCTTACTTAGGGCTTAGTTTGGACGGCTATATTGCAACGCTGGATGAGCGTGTGGATTGGCTGGAGGCAGTTGAGGGTGAGGGTGACAATGGCTATGGCGACTTTTACGCTGGTATTGACACGGTGCTTATGGGGCGTAAGACCTATGACTGGATTAACCAGCAGATGGCTTACTACCCTTATCCCGACAAGACAAACTATGTCTTTACGAAAAATCCCCTTGAGACGCCTTATGCCACGGTCATCACGGAAAATCCCGAGGATTTTGTCAGGCGCTTAAAAGCGCAGTCTGGTGGTGACATATGGCTGTGTGGAGGTGGCTGTCTCGTGTCTAGCCTTTTAAATAGCGGACTAGTAGACAGACTCCACCTCACTTTTGCCCCTATTATCTTAGGTAAGGGTATCTCTCTTTATCAAAATATACGAAAAGAACAGACATTAGAACTGCTTGATAGTCGCCGTCATGGACAGTTTGTCGAGCTGATTTATCAAGTCAACAATGAGGAAAACAATGACATTAGTAGAAAAAATCAATGA
- a CDS encoding phosphopentomutase, translating into MSTFERIHLVVLDSVGIGASPDANNFANAGVPDGASDTLGHISKTVGLDVPHMAEIGLGNIPRPQALQTVPQNDKPTGYATKLEEVSLGKDTMTGHWEIMGLNITEPFDTFWNGFPEDIITKIEAFSGRKVIREANKPYSGTAVIEDFGPRQMETGELIIYTSADPVLQIAAHEDIIPLDELYRICEYARSITLERPALLGRIIARPYVGEPGNFTRTANRHDYAVSPFAPTVLDKLNEAGIDTYAIGKINDIFNGAGINHDMGHNKSNMHGVDTLIKTLNLAEFKRGFSFTNLVDFDALYGHRRDPHGYRDCLHDFDKRLPEIIDNLGDKDLLLITADHGNDPTYAGTDHTREYVPLLAYSKAFKGSGVLPVGHYADISATIAENFGVEKAMIGESFLDKLV; encoded by the coding sequence ATGTCAACGTTTGAACGTATTCATCTTGTTGTATTAGATTCTGTAGGGATTGGTGCAAGCCCTGATGCCAATAACTTTGCCAACGCTGGTGTTCCTGATGGAGCTTCTGACACCTTGGGACACATCTCAAAAACAGTTGGATTGGACGTGCCACACATGGCTGAGATTGGTCTAGGGAATATCCCACGCCCTCAAGCCCTTCAAACAGTGCCACAAAATGATAAGCCAACGGGCTATGCGACTAAGTTAGAAGAAGTGTCTCTTGGTAAAGATACCATGACAGGTCACTGGGAAATCATGGGGCTCAATATCACAGAACCGTTTGATACTTTTTGGAATGGCTTTCCAGAAGACATCATCACTAAAATCGAGGCATTTTCTGGACGCAAGGTCATCCGTGAAGCCAACAAACCTTACTCAGGAACTGCTGTTATTGAGGACTTTGGTCCCCGTCAGATGGAAACTGGTGAGTTGATTATCTACACATCTGCTGACCCTGTCCTTCAAATTGCAGCACATGAGGATATTATCCCGCTAGACGAGCTCTACCGTATCTGTGAGTACGCACGCTCTATCACGCTTGAGCGGCCTGCTCTTCTAGGACGTATCATTGCTCGCCCTTATGTGGGAGAGCCTGGCAATTTCACTCGTACGGCTAATCGTCATGACTATGCGGTGTCTCCATTTGCACCAACTGTTCTCGATAAGCTCAATGAAGCTGGTATTGACACCTATGCTATCGGCAAGATTAATGATATCTTTAATGGAGCTGGTATCAACCACGACATGGGACACAACAAGTCAAACATGCACGGTGTGGATACCTTGATTAAAACCCTCAATCTTGCTGAGTTTAAGCGTGGTTTCTCCTTTACCAACTTAGTCGACTTTGATGCGCTTTACGGACATCGTCGTGACCCACATGGCTATCGTGATTGCTTGCATGACTTTGATAAGCGCTTGCCAGAAATTATTGATAATCTAGGTGACAAGGATCTGCTCTTAATCACAGCTGACCATGGTAATGACCCAACCTATGCTGGAACAGACCACACACGTGAATACGTGCCACTCCTTGCTTACAGCAAAGCTTTCAAAGGTAGCGGTGTACTGCCAGTAGGACACTATGCGGACATTTCAGCGACGATTGCAGAAAACTTTGGCGTTGAAAAAGCCATGATTGGAGAATCTTTCTTAGATAAATTGGTATAA
- the rpiA gene encoding ribose-5-phosphate isomerase RpiA yields the protein MEELKKIAGVTAAQYVKDGMTVGLGTGSTAYYFVEEIGRRVQEEGLKVVGVTTSNRTTAQAESLGIPLKSVDEIDSIDVTVDGADEVDPNFNGIKGGGGALLMEKIVATPTKEYIWVVDESKVVKHLGAFKLPVEVVQYGAERLLRVFAEKGYKPAFRKQDGQRFVTDMGNFIIDLDLGKIDDPVAFASMLDTTVGVVEHGLFNGMVNKVIVAGKDGVTVLEA from the coding sequence ATGGAAGAACTTAAAAAAATTGCTGGTGTCACAGCAGCGCAGTATGTCAAAGATGGTATGACAGTAGGTCTAGGGACAGGCTCAACCGCTTATTATTTCGTTGAGGAAATCGGACGTCGTGTCCAAGAAGAAGGACTCAAAGTGGTTGGTGTCACAACCTCTAACCGCACAACAGCGCAGGCAGAGAGTCTTGGCATTCCGCTGAAATCAGTAGATGAGATTGACAGTATCGACGTGACGGTTGACGGTGCTGATGAGGTTGATCCAAACTTCAACGGTATCAAAGGGGGCGGTGGCGCTCTTCTCATGGAAAAAATCGTTGCCACACCGACAAAAGAATACATCTGGGTAGTTGATGAGAGCAAGGTTGTTAAACACCTTGGTGCTTTCAAGTTGCCTGTTGAGGTGGTTCAGTATGGTGCAGAGCGTCTTTTGCGTGTCTTTGCTGAAAAAGGCTACAAGCCAGCCTTTCGCAAGCAGGATGGTCAGCGCTTTGTGACAGATATGGGCAATTTCATCATTGACCTTGATCTAGGCAAAATCGATGACCCTGTAGCATTTGCTAGCATGCTGGACACAACTGTTGGTGTTGTTGAACATGGTTTATTTAACGGCATGGTCAATAAAGTGATTGTCGCTGGAAAAGACGGCGTCACAGTACTAGAAGCATAA
- a CDS encoding matrixin family metalloprotease encodes MTSIFRMLFAIPRAIVRLVWRLFWGIVKTAIVLGVILFAINFYAEHSNSALAQSIFQIRETVSNFFSSTSASELKQTLSHLSTDDFVTYDGARWTHPKATVYIASTDATLVAAYQEALANWNATGSFTFTQVTNKSDAQIILADESDSSSQAAGLAELKTNSLTNHITHVDVKLNRYYLLDNDFGYTYERIVNTAEHELGHAIGLFHDDNEDSVMQSSGSYYGIQQVDIAAVNKLYQEN; translated from the coding sequence ATGACATCCATTTTTAGAATGTTATTTGCCATTCCACGAGCTATTGTACGGCTTGTTTGGCGCTTGTTTTGGGGAATTGTCAAGACAGCTATTGTGCTTGGTGTGATTCTATTTGCAATCAATTTTTACGCTGAGCACAGTAATTCCGCTCTTGCCCAATCTATCTTTCAGATAAGAGAGACCGTATCCAATTTTTTTAGTTCAACGTCAGCATCTGAACTCAAACAAACGCTCTCTCATCTCTCGACAGATGATTTTGTGACCTATGACGGTGCACGCTGGACGCATCCAAAAGCGACAGTTTACATCGCCTCAACAGACGCTACCTTAGTGGCAGCTTACCAAGAAGCTTTAGCAAATTGGAATGCCACAGGAAGCTTCACCTTTACACAAGTGACGAATAAAAGTGACGCTCAAATCATCTTGGCCGATGAGTCAGACAGCAGCAGTCAAGCAGCAGGCTTAGCAGAGCTTAAAACCAATAGCTTGACCAACCACATCACGCATGTTGACGTAAAACTTAATCGCTATTATCTATTAGACAATGACTTTGGCTACACTTATGAGCGCATTGTCAATACAGCTGAGCATGAGCTGGGGCACGCCATTGGTCTATTCCATGATGACAACGAAGACTCTGTCATGCAGTCATCTGGTTCTTACTATGGTATCCAGCAAGTGGATATAGCAGCTGTCAATAAACTCTATCAAGAAAACTAG
- a CDS encoding alpha/beta hydrolase: MAFLKIEYHSKALAMERWVNVIYPDGFEIDESEVDDTDIPVLYLLHGMGGNENSWQKRTDIERLLRHTNLIVVMPSTDLAWYTNTKYQMAYYDAIALELPQVLQRFFPNMTTKREKTFIAGLSMGGYGAYKIAMKTNRFSHAASFSGALGYSYDMLALALNDTNTTPAYWEGIFGELTPENFEQHSLSTMAEASDKKTKYYAWCGYEDFLFELNERAVKGFTELGLDIEYHKDHGKHEWYYWNKQLEKLFEWLPIDYKKEERLS, translated from the coding sequence ATGGCATTTTTAAAGATTGAATACCACTCAAAGGCGCTTGCAATGGAGCGCTGGGTCAATGTCATCTACCCAGATGGTTTTGAGATTGACGAGTCAGAGGTGGATGATACAGATATTCCTGTCTTGTATCTGCTTCACGGTATGGGTGGTAATGAAAACTCATGGCAAAAACGAACAGACATCGAGCGACTTTTGCGTCATACCAATCTGATTGTGGTTATGCCCTCGACAGACCTTGCTTGGTACACTAATACCAAGTACCAAATGGCTTACTACGATGCGATTGCGCTTGAGTTGCCACAAGTTTTACAGCGCTTTTTCCCAAATATGACCACAAAGCGTGAGAAAACCTTTATTGCTGGGCTTTCTATGGGTGGCTACGGCGCTTATAAGATTGCCATGAAAACCAATCGTTTCTCTCATGCCGCTTCTTTTTCTGGTGCTTTAGGCTATTCTTACGACATGCTGGCTTTAGCGCTCAATGATACCAATACCACACCAGCTTACTGGGAAGGAATCTTTGGAGAGCTGACGCCTGAAAACTTTGAACAGCATAGTTTGTCGACGATGGCGGAAGCTTCTGATAAGAAAACCAAGTATTACGCTTGGTGTGGGTATGAGGATTTCCTCTTTGAGCTCAATGAAAGAGCGGTCAAAGGCTTTACAGAGCTTGGCTTAGATATTGAGTACCATAAAGACCACGGCAAGCACGAGTGGTATTATTGGAACAAGCAATTAGAAAAACTCTTTGAGTGGCTACCGATTGACTATAAAAAAGAAGAACGCTTGTCTTAA
- a CDS encoding ribonuclease J codes for MEDIKIMALGGVRENGKNLYIVEVNDSIFVLDAGLKYPENEQLGVDVVIPNLEYLIENKKRVQGIFLTHGHADAIGALPYIISEVRAPVFGSPLTIELAKLFVKNNSSVKKFNNFHVIDSETEIEFQDAVISFFKTTHSIPESMGIVVGTKEGNIVYTGDFKFDQAARKYYQTDLGRLTEIGREGVLALLSDSANASSTEQTASEFEVGDEIDNVIGSAEGRVIVAAVASNLVRIQQVFDAAAEYGRKVVLTGFDVENIVRTAIRMKKIRLEDSQLLIKPKDMSRFADNELVILETGRMGEPIHGLQKMAIGRHRYVEIKEGDLVFIVTTPSIAQEALVARTENLIYKAGGTVKVITQDLRVSGHANGRDLQLMLNLLKPQYLFPIQGEYRDLAAHASLAQEVGMFPENIYIVKRGDVMVLHEDGFVHEGGIAASDVMIDGNAIGDVGNIVLRDRKVLSEDGIFIVAITVNKKEKKIVSKAKVHTRGFVYVKKSRDILREGAEVVNASVENYLAQDTFDWGELKSAVRDDISKFLFEQTKRRPAILPVVMEVR; via the coding sequence ATGGAAGATATCAAAATCATGGCACTGGGAGGTGTTCGTGAAAATGGTAAAAACTTATACATCGTAGAAGTCAACGACTCAATCTTTGTGCTGGATGCTGGGCTGAAATACCCAGAAAATGAACAGCTCGGTGTGGATGTGGTCATCCCAAACTTGGAGTATCTGATTGAGAACAAAAAGCGTGTGCAGGGGATCTTTTTGACCCACGGGCATGCCGACGCTATCGGGGCTTTGCCTTACATCATCTCAGAAGTGCGTGCACCTGTGTTTGGCTCACCTTTGACTATAGAATTGGCAAAGCTTTTTGTCAAAAACAATAGCTCTGTTAAAAAGTTCAATAATTTCCACGTGATTGACAGTGAAACCGAGATTGAGTTTCAAGACGCTGTGATTTCGTTCTTTAAGACCACACACTCTATCCCAGAAAGTATGGGGATTGTTGTGGGAACAAAAGAGGGCAACATCGTCTACACAGGCGATTTCAAGTTCGACCAAGCAGCTAGAAAATACTACCAAACAGACCTTGGACGTCTAACGGAAATTGGACGTGAAGGGGTTTTGGCTCTTCTTTCAGACTCGGCAAATGCTAGCAGCACTGAGCAGACTGCGAGTGAGTTTGAGGTAGGAGATGAGATTGATAATGTTATCGGTAGCGCCGAGGGACGTGTCATTGTAGCAGCGGTAGCCAGCAACTTGGTGCGTATTCAGCAGGTCTTTGATGCAGCAGCAGAGTACGGACGTAAGGTGGTCTTGACTGGATTTGACGTGGAAAATATCGTCCGCACAGCCATTCGCATGAAAAAAATCCGTCTGGAGGACAGCCAACTTCTCATTAAGCCTAAGGACATGAGCCGTTTTGCAGACAATGAGCTGGTTATTCTTGAGACAGGGCGTATGGGTGAGCCGATCCACGGGCTTCAAAAGATGGCGATTGGACGCCACCGCTATGTTGAGATTAAAGAGGGGGACCTCGTCTTTATTGTCACAACGCCAAGTATTGCTCAAGAAGCGCTGGTTGCTCGTACAGAAAACTTGATTTACAAAGCAGGCGGGACAGTCAAAGTCATCACGCAAGATTTGCGTGTGTCTGGTCATGCCAACGGACGTGACCTCCAGCTCATGCTTAACCTTCTAAAACCACAATATCTCTTCCCTATCCAAGGGGAGTACCGTGACTTGGCAGCTCATGCTAGTCTGGCTCAGGAAGTTGGCATGTTTCCAGAAAACATCTATATCGTCAAACGTGGAGATGTCATGGTGCTTCATGAGGACGGTTTTGTCCACGAGGGCGGTATTGCTGCTAGTGACGTGATGATTGATGGGAATGCCATCGGTGACGTTGGTAATATCGTTTTACGTGACCGCAAGGTACTCTCAGAGGACGGTATCTTTATTGTTGCCATCACGGTTAATAAAAAAGAAAAGAAAATCGTTTCTAAAGCTAAAGTCCACACACGTGGTTTTGTCTACGTTAAAAAGAGCCGTGACATTTTACGTGAAGGGGCTGAGGTGGTCAATGCCAGCGTTGAAAATTACTTGGCACAAGACACCTTTGACTGGGGTGAGCTAAAGAGTGCGGTGCGTGACGACATCAGCAAGTTCCTCTTTGAGCAAACCAAACGTCGCCCAGCTATTCTTCCTGTTGTGATGGAAGTCCGTTAA
- a CDS encoding ABC transporter ATP-binding protein, translated as MKTIVELKDATVQVNNGFDEVKTILDHVNLTIYEHDFITILGGNGAGKSTLFNVIAGTLMLTSGSISILGEDVTHLPAQKRANYLARVFQDPKMGTAPRMTVAENLLIAKFRGQKRGFVPRRIHHYQEEFEQLVQKTGNGLEKHLETPTGLLSGGQRQALSLLMATLQRPELLLLDEHTAALDPKTSVSLMNLTDEFVSGDKLTALMITHHMEDALKYGNRVLVMKDGKIVSDLNQAQKQEMTITDYYQLFD; from the coding sequence ATGAAAACAATTGTCGAGTTAAAAGATGCAACTGTTCAAGTCAATAACGGCTTTGATGAGGTCAAGACCATTCTTGACCATGTCAATCTAACCATTTATGAGCACGATTTCATTACTATCTTAGGGGGAAATGGTGCTGGGAAATCAACCTTATTCAATGTCATTGCAGGTACACTCATGCTAACAAGCGGCAGCATTTCCATTCTCGGAGAAGACGTGACGCACCTGCCTGCGCAAAAACGAGCCAACTATCTCGCTCGTGTCTTTCAAGATCCCAAGATGGGAACAGCGCCACGGATGACCGTCGCTGAAAATCTCCTCATTGCTAAATTCCGTGGGCAAAAGCGTGGCTTTGTGCCACGTCGTATCCACCACTATCAAGAAGAGTTTGAGCAATTAGTGCAAAAAACAGGCAATGGCTTAGAAAAGCACTTGGAGACGCCGACAGGGCTTTTATCTGGCGGTCAACGTCAGGCACTTAGCCTTTTGATGGCAACCTTGCAGCGTCCTGAACTCTTGCTCCTCGATGAGCACACGGCAGCGCTTGACCCTAAAACGAGCGTATCGTTGATGAACTTGACCGATGAGTTTGTGTCTGGGGATAAGCTGACAGCGCTCATGATTACCCACCACATGGAGGACGCTCTCAAGTACGGTAATCGTGTCCTCGTCATGAAAGATGGCAAAATCGTCTCTGACCTAAATCAAGCACAAAAACAAGAAATGACCATCACAGACTATTATCAGTTGTTTGACTAA
- a CDS encoding ABC transporter permease — protein sequence MIISSVSQGLLWGVLGLGIYLTFRILNFPDMTTEGSFPLGGAVTVTLINSNVNPLLATLAGMIAGMLAGLVTGLLYTKGKIPTLLAGILVMTSCNSVMLMVMGRANLGLSDHKTLQNYLPFSDDVNLLVLGLIAVVLVISCVLYFLYTRLGQAYIATGDNPEMAKSFGINTDRMEVMGLVVSNGLIALSGALVSQQDGYADVSKGIGVIVIGLASIIIGEVLYSTSLTLLERLIAIVIGSILYQFLITAVIALGFNTNYLKLFSAIVLAICLMVPVLKQKIFKGMRLSR from the coding sequence ATGATTATTTCATCTGTATCACAGGGCTTGCTCTGGGGAGTATTGGGGTTAGGGATTTATCTGACCTTTAGGATTTTGAATTTTCCAGACATGACAACAGAGGGTTCTTTTCCGCTTGGAGGAGCGGTTACAGTGACCCTTATCAACAGCAATGTTAATCCTTTATTGGCAACGCTAGCAGGTATGATTGCAGGAATGCTTGCTGGTCTGGTCACAGGACTCCTCTACACCAAGGGTAAAATTCCAACGCTTCTGGCTGGGATTCTAGTCATGACCTCTTGTAACTCGGTCATGCTCATGGTTATGGGACGTGCAAACTTGGGGCTGTCTGACCACAAGACGCTGCAAAACTACCTGCCATTTAGCGACGATGTCAATTTGTTGGTATTAGGACTAATTGCGGTTGTGCTTGTTATTAGCTGTGTGCTCTATTTTCTCTACACACGCTTGGGGCAAGCCTATATTGCAACGGGAGATAATCCAGAGATGGCAAAAAGTTTTGGTATCAACACCGACCGCATGGAGGTCATGGGGCTTGTCGTCTCGAACGGTTTAATCGCTCTATCAGGCGCTCTTGTCAGTCAGCAAGACGGCTATGCGGACGTTTCTAAAGGGATTGGTGTTATCGTTATCGGGCTTGCTAGCATTATCATTGGTGAGGTGCTCTACTCGACTAGCCTGACGCTTCTTGAGCGCTTGATTGCTATTGTGATTGGCTCTATTCTATATCAATTTTTAATCACAGCAGTTATCGCACTAGGCTTCAATACCAATTACCTCAAGTTGTTTAGCGCCATTGTGCTTGCTATTTGCCTCATGGTGCCAGTACTCAAGCAGAAGATTTTTAAAGGGATGAGGTTGTCAAGATGA
- the trpX gene encoding tryptophan ABC transporter substrate-binding protein, with protein sequence MKNKALIATLIGLVVLVCGSLVYDATSNQASSKNKVVKVGILQYVTHDALDEIERGIVDGLKDAGYSGDNIKLTVLNAEGDQSKIQTMSKQLVAAKNDVVIGIATPAAQGLASATKDIPVVMGAISDPVGAKLVKNLKKPEGNVTGVSNQVPIKQTVELIQEVTPSAKTIGVLYASSEDNSVSQVAQFKKYAQKAGLSVKEYAVPTTNEIKTTMSVMTGQVDAVFVPQDNTIASAFTTVVNEANSAKIPVYSSVDTMVKQGSIGSIAQSQYGLGTETAKVAIKLLAGQKVADVPVKVVDTGTATLNLKAAKLLDITISDELLKKADIAVKE encoded by the coding sequence ATGAAAAATAAAGCGTTAATCGCAACGTTAATTGGTTTAGTGGTCTTGGTTTGTGGCTCGCTCGTCTACGATGCGACAAGTAACCAAGCAAGCAGTAAAAATAAAGTCGTCAAGGTCGGTATCTTGCAGTATGTGACCCATGATGCGCTGGATGAGATTGAGCGTGGGATTGTAGATGGTTTGAAAGACGCAGGTTATTCTGGTGATAATATCAAATTGACGGTGCTCAATGCCGAAGGCGATCAAAGTAAGATTCAAACCATGAGTAAGCAGTTGGTCGCTGCTAAAAATGACGTGGTCATCGGAATTGCGACACCAGCAGCTCAAGGCTTAGCGTCAGCAACCAAGGACATCCCAGTTGTCATGGGAGCTATCTCAGACCCAGTTGGTGCAAAACTGGTCAAAAATCTCAAAAAACCAGAGGGCAATGTGACAGGTGTCTCTAATCAAGTCCCTATCAAACAAACAGTGGAGCTTATCCAAGAGGTGACACCATCTGCCAAAACCATCGGCGTGCTCTACGCTAGTAGTGAGGACAACTCCGTCTCACAAGTTGCACAGTTTAAAAAATACGCTCAAAAAGCAGGCTTAAGCGTCAAAGAATACGCAGTACCGACAACCAATGAAATCAAAACCACCATGTCTGTCATGACTGGACAAGTCGATGCGGTCTTTGTCCCACAAGACAATACCATCGCTAGCGCCTTCACGACCGTTGTCAACGAAGCAAACAGCGCTAAAATCCCAGTCTACTCAAGTGTTGATACCATGGTGAAGCAAGGCAGTATCGGCTCTATCGCACAAAGTCAGTACGGTCTTGGTACAGAGACAGCTAAGGTAGCGATTAAGCTATTAGCAGGTCAAAAAGTAGCAGATGTTCCTGTCAAGGTTGTCGACACAGGGACAGCAACACTGAACTTAAAAGCAGCTAAGTTGCTAGACATCACCATCTCTGATGAGCTGCTCAAAAAAGCAGATATTGCGGTTAAAGAATAA